The stretch of DNA TAATATATGTATGGTTAAGAGTTGAAGGAAAAGCACCTGAATTTAAAGCTTGTAATTTAAAGCTTAAATCATCTTAAAAAGCGGTTAGGTTGGTCTTTGCAATTTGGTTAGAAATGTTTTATCGATATTGTAATCCCAAGGTGTTTCTGAACTCCAGCTAGGATATCGGCTCAACTCAATTGCTTGGATGATTCTTTCGGAGGAAAATATTTCCCTTACAACTATCTTACatctattttactattttaatatttttgaacaTTTTGTGGACTCTATGACATAGATCTACCACCTTCGCTGCGGTTACCCAAaaagaacgagagagagagagagaggatagtgcataaataaaataccatcttatttcattataattttaattttatgagtaCGTTGCAACAATTGAAAAATAGTAAGTCTTAATTTCTTCGAGCCATGCATGCAATGAATCGTTATCGTTGTTACAAACATTTCTCTAATTGTTGTCTGACCAGAATTGTTTTTGAAGGTACTTGACCAAATTCTTGTCCACCTGGAAGGCCTTGGTGAGAACATCAGGATTGATTTTTGGGTCAGATCCGAAGATTGCATTTGCAATGGTGATGACTCCTGGATTCTGGCTGCTCAAACCAGCAAAGGCAACTGCGTTGGTCTTTCCCACATTCAACTGGAAGTGAATGAGACTAATTGGGAATACAAAGACATCTCCTGGGTATAGCATTTTGGTGAAGAGGCGGTTACCATCTCCGTTGGACGTGACAAATCCAACGTACAGAGTACCCTCTAAGACAATGAGAAATTCAGTGGCACGTGGGTGGGTATGGGGAGGATTTAGACCATATGGAGCAAAGTCAACACGAGCCAAGGATATGCCTAGGGTGTTGAGTCCTGCTAGATTGTCTACATTCAC from Juglans microcarpa x Juglans regia isolate MS1-56 chromosome 3S, Jm3101_v1.0, whole genome shotgun sequence encodes:
- the LOC121258386 gene encoding germin-like protein subfamily 1 member 13 — its product is MQIMKAKYLVTTVALLAFACSLASAYDPSPLQDFCVAVKDPASALFVNGKFCKDPKFASANDFYFSGLNVPRDTSNPLGSNVTAVNVDNLAGLNTLGISLARVDFAPYGLNPPHTHPRATEFLIVLEGTLYVGFVTSNGDGNRLFTKMLYPGDVFVFPISLIHFQLNVGKTNAVAFAGLSSQNPGVITIANAIFGSDPKINPDVLTKAFQVDKNLVKYLQKQFWSDNN